A section of the Streptomyces sp. NBC_01591 genome encodes:
- a CDS encoding immunity 49 family protein, which translates to MNPDHTPDTDELLRGTYARLLPADSITPEIAGSLRYARLVADGLVFAYALDRPTDVRILTDPDVERVGLEKLGQAAYENLMRVPVTHEEVPFEGTVLHSFYGDSHFVGSQALFLSAAVRQVTGESLPHAGALVVMPSRHNLVYHPIADGTVVDAVNGLASYALGAFEDGPGALSPRLYWWHRGGLTSLTAIDEDTRSFSIQPPAPLLGLMRGLVRLDRAGRLATRTAAGAPAPDLAELTRTTAESIAGLSQDPAAGLADAFASAVAHALAHCAGDPRAAQIDTWDAWATAVQLGSALFTGARPQECRLGEDRVRQLPATPAAPPADARAWLDALYLAIVCREGDRIRRLCQVPLETLRQDDSVDAYVLCWIDTLQTYFSERDSMDGVVEKLVATMKTSGPDEVTHAPMEFVNGIDYQPVALFHRLVSQDHDAFAETLAEALAEHGAHWGESAAPRAQVALGPLAMASLAFDYGFPIAPDRPHLPLYLLNRERIEEIPGA; encoded by the coding sequence ATGAACCCGGACCACACTCCCGACACCGACGAACTGCTGCGCGGCACGTACGCCCGGCTGCTGCCCGCCGACTCGATCACCCCTGAGATCGCCGGCTCCCTGCGCTACGCGCGCCTCGTGGCCGACGGCCTCGTCTTCGCCTACGCCCTCGACCGGCCCACCGACGTACGGATCCTCACCGACCCGGACGTGGAGCGCGTCGGCCTGGAGAAGCTGGGGCAGGCGGCGTACGAGAACCTGATGCGCGTACCCGTCACACACGAGGAGGTCCCCTTCGAGGGGACGGTCCTGCACTCCTTCTACGGTGACTCGCACTTCGTCGGCAGCCAGGCCCTGTTCCTGTCCGCCGCGGTCCGGCAGGTCACCGGCGAGTCGCTTCCGCACGCCGGTGCCCTTGTCGTCATGCCGAGCCGCCACAACCTGGTGTACCACCCGATCGCCGACGGCACGGTGGTCGACGCCGTCAACGGCCTCGCCTCCTACGCGCTGGGCGCCTTCGAGGACGGACCGGGCGCGCTGTCCCCGCGGCTCTACTGGTGGCACCGCGGCGGCCTGACGTCGCTCACGGCCATCGACGAGGACACCCGGTCCTTCTCCATCCAGCCGCCGGCACCCCTGCTCGGCCTGATGAGGGGCCTGGTCCGGCTCGACCGCGCCGGCCGGCTCGCCACCCGTACCGCCGCCGGTGCGCCCGCTCCCGACCTTGCCGAACTCACCCGCACCACGGCCGAGTCGATAGCGGGGCTCTCCCAGGACCCGGCCGCCGGCCTGGCGGACGCCTTCGCCTCCGCCGTCGCCCACGCCCTCGCCCACTGCGCCGGCGATCCCAGGGCGGCGCAGATCGACACGTGGGACGCCTGGGCCACCGCCGTACAGCTCGGCTCCGCCCTGTTCACCGGTGCGCGGCCGCAGGAATGCCGACTGGGCGAGGACCGCGTCCGGCAGCTGCCGGCCACGCCCGCCGCACCGCCCGCGGACGCCCGTGCCTGGCTCGACGCCCTCTACCTGGCGATCGTGTGCCGGGAGGGGGACCGGATCCGGCGACTGTGCCAGGTGCCGCTGGAGACGCTGCGGCAGGACGACTCCGTCGACGCGTACGTGTTGTGCTGGATCGACACCCTGCAGACCTACTTCTCCGAACGCGACTCCATGGACGGGGTCGTGGAGAAGCTGGTCGCCACCATGAAGACGTCCGGGCCCGACGAGGTGACCCACGCGCCGATGGAGTTCGTGAACGGGATCGACTACCAGCCGGTCGCGCTCTTCCACCGTCTCGTCTCACAGGACCACGACGCCTTCGCCGAGACACTCGCCGAAGCACTCGCCGAACACGGCGCCCACTGGGGCGAGTCGGCGGCGCCGCGCGCCCAAGTGGCCCTGGGGCCACTGGCGATGGCGAGTCTCGCCTTCGACTACGGGTTCCCCATCGCCCCGGACCGGCCGCACCTGCCCCTGTACCTGCTCAACCGCGAACGGATCGAGGAGATCCCCGGCGCCTGA
- a CDS encoding YhjD/YihY/BrkB family envelope integrity protein has protein sequence MAFRARLEQLRARVEQHFPVVSELTNRLLSTNLLDAGTRLAAQAFLASVPLLFAIAAFTPLSVRDQLRESLRAMFGLNGQANTELGQVLGSSADKSLRETSGVIGLVVALASATSFSRAMARVCERAWRLPRAGTRITAWRWVVWLLVLVLVVLLQGPVRSGFGAGAWLGVPLLFLVSTGVWLWTQHLLLAGRVSWLPLLPGAVLAAAATSALALTAPLYMPTALNRALHEYGSLGLVLTLLSWLIAVCAAVTFAVTIGAVLAEEPPLNRFLTRDRRRFSSRGRGL, from the coding sequence ATGGCGTTCAGGGCACGGCTGGAGCAACTGCGCGCCCGTGTCGAGCAGCACTTCCCCGTCGTGAGCGAACTGACGAACCGGTTGCTGTCCACGAACCTCCTGGACGCGGGGACCCGGCTCGCTGCCCAGGCGTTCCTGGCCTCCGTGCCCCTGCTGTTCGCGATCGCCGCCTTCACGCCGCTCAGCGTCCGCGACCAGCTGCGGGAGTCCCTGCGCGCCATGTTCGGCCTGAACGGCCAGGCGAACACGGAACTGGGTCAGGTGCTGGGGAGCTCCGCCGACAAGAGCCTGCGCGAGACCAGCGGCGTCATCGGCCTGGTGGTGGCACTGGCCTCCGCCACCAGCTTCAGCCGCGCCATGGCCCGGGTCTGTGAGCGGGCCTGGCGGCTCCCGAGAGCGGGCACGAGAATCACGGCCTGGCGCTGGGTGGTGTGGCTTCTCGTGCTGGTGCTGGTCGTCCTGTTGCAGGGCCCTGTCCGCAGTGGCTTCGGCGCCGGCGCGTGGCTGGGCGTCCCGTTGCTCTTCCTCGTGAGCACGGGTGTGTGGCTGTGGACGCAGCACCTGCTGCTGGCCGGCCGGGTCTCCTGGCTGCCGCTGCTGCCCGGGGCGGTCCTGGCCGCGGCCGCCACCAGCGCCCTCGCCCTGACCGCCCCGCTCTACATGCCCACCGCGCTCAATCGTGCCCTGCACGAGTACGGTTCCCTCGGCCTGGTCCTCACGCTGCTGTCCTGGCTGATCGCCGTGTGTGCCGCGGTCACCTTCGCGGTGACCATCGGCGCCGTGCTGGCGGAAGAACCGCCGCTGAACCGGTTCCTGACGAGGGACCGCAGACGGTTCAGCAGTCGTGGCCGAGGGCTTTGA
- a CDS encoding MFS transporter, with protein sequence MTTAEPRPGRETADSAGTRDSNTGGSGVGSGGSGGGRTRTATPTRTEAEARDASASRTDPSRTDPSRKARAERLLRHPVTIATAAAAVTHLLWFFFGANSGGDLAAQDAWAEFVGRHPGTAYNLAWYGGMHPVSYSVVSPYVMSVLGVRTTMMVAGTVSTALTALILVRVRAVRNPLACSLAGAFAYLCNALSGRVTFGLGMMFAVGATAAVFCWPHLRCEHRLHRSSCRCAPRRRWAKAAVAAPLAGLATASSPVAGLFLGVVAAALFLNKRRPGAYALGLAPVAVVALSAWLFPFSGTQPMSIGTLSLPFIFSVLVFVLVPRDWKTVRTAAAVYGVGTLLTYVIDSQIGSNITRMAMLFAGVVLLAALPYTTPRSRRWYALVIAFAGLNFWIGFKGVDDIVRTAPTAAGARELAPLVNELQQVGAERGRVEVVPASSHREASGLAPFVNLARGWNRQADMERNPLFYDDTLDSANYRQWLDRWAVRYVVLPKGTPDSSGAVQEAKLVDEGLPYLKPVWSDANWRLFEVDSPVPLADPPASVDQAGAGELTIHVKTPGRILIRVPYSRWLAVVDAEGKGVERPQETEESKRRTDENTPRTYVNTNGCLFKAEEDADGDEWTELLAPRPGVYRLAAPYQLPPGTPCPEELR encoded by the coding sequence GTGACCACTGCGGAGCCGAGGCCCGGCCGTGAGACGGCCGACAGCGCAGGCACGAGGGACAGCAATACCGGCGGCAGCGGCGTCGGCAGTGGCGGCAGCGGTGGCGGACGTACGCGGACGGCCACGCCGACCCGGACGGAAGCGGAAGCCCGGGACGCCTCCGCGTCGCGCACCGACCCGTCTCGCACCGACCCGTCGCGCAAGGCCCGCGCCGAACGGCTGCTGCGGCATCCGGTGACGATCGCGACGGCGGCCGCCGCCGTCACGCACCTGCTCTGGTTCTTCTTCGGCGCGAACAGCGGCGGCGACCTCGCGGCCCAGGACGCCTGGGCGGAATTCGTCGGCCGGCACCCCGGTACGGCGTACAACCTCGCCTGGTACGGGGGGATGCACCCCGTCTCGTACAGCGTCGTCTCGCCGTATGTGATGTCGGTGCTCGGCGTGCGTACGACGATGATGGTCGCCGGGACGGTGTCGACGGCGCTGACCGCGCTGATCCTGGTCCGGGTCCGGGCCGTCCGCAACCCCCTGGCCTGCTCGCTGGCCGGGGCGTTCGCGTACTTGTGCAACGCGCTCTCGGGGAGGGTGACGTTCGGGCTCGGCATGATGTTCGCGGTGGGTGCGACGGCCGCGGTGTTCTGCTGGCCGCACCTCCGGTGCGAGCACCGGCTCCACCGGAGCAGCTGTCGCTGTGCCCCCCGTAGGCGGTGGGCGAAGGCGGCCGTCGCCGCACCGCTCGCCGGGCTCGCGACGGCGAGCAGCCCCGTGGCCGGACTGTTCCTGGGAGTGGTCGCCGCCGCGCTGTTCCTGAACAAGCGGCGCCCCGGCGCGTACGCGCTGGGCCTGGCCCCGGTCGCGGTGGTGGCGCTGTCCGCGTGGCTGTTCCCGTTCTCCGGTACGCAGCCGATGTCGATCGGGACCCTGTCGCTGCCGTTCATCTTCTCGGTCCTCGTCTTCGTCCTCGTACCTCGCGACTGGAAGACGGTCCGCACCGCGGCCGCCGTGTACGGCGTCGGGACGCTGCTGACCTATGTGATCGACTCGCAGATCGGCTCGAACATCACGCGGATGGCGATGCTGTTCGCCGGAGTGGTGCTCCTCGCCGCGCTGCCGTACACCACGCCGCGCTCCCGGCGCTGGTACGCGCTGGTCATCGCGTTCGCCGGGCTGAACTTCTGGATCGGCTTCAAGGGCGTCGACGACATCGTCCGCACCGCCCCCACCGCTGCCGGGGCGCGTGAGCTGGCCCCGCTGGTCAATGAGCTCCAGCAGGTCGGTGCCGAGCGGGGCAGGGTCGAGGTCGTGCCCGCGAGCAGCCACCGGGAGGCGTCCGGACTCGCGCCGTTCGTCAATCTGGCCCGGGGCTGGAACCGGCAGGCGGACATGGAGCGCAACCCGCTCTTCTACGACGACACCCTGGACAGCGCCAACTACCGCCAGTGGCTCGACCGCTGGGCGGTGCGCTACGTGGTGCTGCCCAAGGGGACGCCGGACTCCAGCGGCGCGGTGCAGGAGGCGAAGCTGGTCGACGAGGGGCTGCCGTACCTGAAGCCGGTGTGGTCCGACGCCAACTGGCGGCTCTTCGAGGTGGACAGCCCGGTGCCGCTGGCCGATCCGCCGGCCTCGGTGGACCAGGCCGGCGCGGGCGAGCTGACCATCCATGTGAAGACGCCGGGCCGGATCCTGATCCGCGTCCCGTACTCGCGCTGGCTCGCCGTGGTCGATGCCGAGGGCAAGGGCGTCGAGCGGCCGCAGGAGACCGAGGAGTCCAAGCGGCGCACGGACGAGAACACTCCGCGGACCTACGTCAACACCAACGGCTGTCTGTTCAAGGCCGAGGAGGACGCGGACGGCGACGAGTGGACGGAACTGCTCGCGCCGCGGCCTGGCGTGTACCGGCTGGCCGCCCCCTACCAGCTGCCTCCCGGCACACCGTGCCCGGAGGAACTGCGCTGA
- a CDS encoding D-alanyl-D-alanine carboxypeptidase: MEEASVAGESPDKSEQQKSSGTARSESDPRLAVFREPSADDAAAGKTDTATAVFRTAPVAGDGEDAEADMATAVFRTMPSADGADDADSEGGDDSGQPEGSGAEEPSADADTDADTGSGSEAEGPDGAVGAEEAEEAEGSGKGAESPEEAPEASEGADAAEPADAPESADVVEPADASESADAAEPADDGDDDAESESANTAEGSEEGDARLRAAVSAWVSKDDDADGEGAKGAQGAQGAKGAEDDADADTDVAADDVPSDTATASSDADADADDTDDADEPTGDASDGKASASSAEEKKAEEKKADDAAEGDEDDDAAEDKRGIDQPTAIFRAPAVPQVDQPTTALKIPPPEPKAGSKPESATERTSQFVPLRGDDVRPAQAPAPRKPEVPAASAARPGTPPPAAMSGAERTTQQPMPPKPPLDLLAELTNTPPPPETPVRTAVRRVKIWTPLVLLLLIVFAIAQMMRPLPEPELQMSAKDTYTFKGSKPSLPWPSEGQGYMAATGLGQVDSFGEQKAVPIGSVAKAMTAYIVLKDHPLKKGEKGPSIEIDAKAESDGRLDAEGESTLNTVKAGDKLTEQEALSAIMIPSANNIARLLARWDAGSEEAFVKKMNDTAKSLGMKNTTYTDPSGLNATTVSSAEDQVKLGQKLVEIPALMEITKLPSWTDPSGKNWRNYNTLVPYDGALGIKTGSTSKAGGNLLFAAHKMVGGTDQLIVGAVLGQHKPAIIDTVNAVSKEVMVATQALLEGAKVVKKGDVVGTVSDGFGGSVPVVATKDVSAVGWAGLTVKIELTDDGKVIPNSAAAGTHVGTLTVGEGSSQVKVAVALQSDLTEPTFGDKLTRIG; the protein is encoded by the coding sequence ATGGAGGAGGCATCGGTGGCGGGCGAGTCCCCCGACAAGTCGGAGCAGCAGAAGTCGTCGGGGACGGCTCGGAGCGAAAGCGATCCGCGGCTTGCCGTCTTCCGTGAACCGTCCGCCGATGACGCGGCCGCCGGAAAGACGGACACGGCCACGGCCGTCTTCCGTACGGCGCCGGTCGCCGGGGACGGCGAGGACGCCGAGGCGGACATGGCTACGGCCGTCTTTCGCACGATGCCGTCCGCGGACGGCGCGGACGACGCGGACAGCGAGGGCGGTGACGACTCGGGGCAGCCGGAGGGTTCCGGGGCTGAGGAGCCGTCGGCGGACGCGGATACGGACGCGGACACGGGTTCGGGTTCGGAGGCCGAGGGCCCTGACGGCGCTGTGGGCGCCGAGGAGGCCGAAGAGGCCGAGGGGTCCGGGAAGGGCGCCGAGAGCCCGGAGGAGGCGCCTGAGGCCTCGGAGGGCGCGGATGCGGCTGAGCCCGCGGATGCTCCGGAGAGCGCGGATGTCGTTGAACCCGCGGATGCCTCGGAAAGCGCGGATGCGGCCGAGCCCGCTGACGATGGCGATGACGACGCGGAGAGCGAGTCCGCGAATACCGCCGAGGGCTCCGAGGAAGGCGACGCGCGGCTGCGTGCGGCCGTCTCCGCCTGGGTGTCGAAGGACGACGACGCGGACGGCGAGGGCGCGAAGGGCGCGCAGGGCGCGCAGGGCGCGAAGGGCGCGGAGGACGACGCCGACGCGGACACTGACGTGGCTGCGGACGACGTACCTTCGGACACGGCGACCGCGTCGAGCGATGCCGATGCCGATGCCGATGACACCGATGACGCCGACGAGCCGACCGGTGACGCGTCCGACGGCAAGGCTTCGGCTTCCTCCGCCGAGGAGAAGAAGGCCGAGGAGAAGAAGGCCGACGACGCCGCCGAAGGCGACGAGGACGACGACGCCGCCGAGGACAAGCGCGGAATCGACCAGCCGACCGCCATTTTCAGGGCGCCCGCCGTGCCCCAGGTCGACCAGCCGACGACCGCGCTGAAGATTCCCCCGCCCGAGCCGAAGGCGGGATCGAAGCCCGAGTCCGCCACTGAGCGGACCAGCCAGTTCGTACCGCTGCGCGGGGACGACGTACGACCGGCGCAGGCGCCCGCGCCCCGTAAGCCCGAGGTGCCCGCCGCCTCCGCCGCGAGGCCCGGCACGCCGCCTCCCGCCGCGATGTCCGGCGCCGAGCGGACCACGCAGCAGCCGATGCCGCCGAAGCCGCCGCTCGACCTGCTGGCCGAACTGACGAACACGCCTCCGCCGCCGGAGACACCGGTCCGCACCGCCGTCCGCAGGGTCAAGATCTGGACCCCACTGGTTCTGCTTCTGCTGATCGTCTTTGCGATCGCGCAGATGATGCGCCCGCTCCCGGAGCCCGAGCTCCAGATGTCGGCGAAGGACACGTACACCTTCAAGGGCAGCAAGCCGTCCCTGCCGTGGCCCAGCGAGGGCCAGGGCTACATGGCTGCGACCGGCCTGGGCCAGGTGGATTCGTTCGGCGAGCAGAAGGCCGTGCCGATCGGCAGTGTGGCCAAGGCGATGACCGCGTACATCGTGCTCAAGGACCACCCGCTGAAGAAGGGCGAGAAGGGGCCTTCCATCGAGATCGACGCCAAGGCGGAGTCGGACGGCAGGCTGGACGCGGAGGGTGAGTCGACCCTCAACACCGTGAAGGCCGGTGACAAGCTCACCGAGCAGGAGGCCCTCTCGGCCATAATGATCCCGTCCGCGAACAACATCGCGAGGCTGCTGGCGCGCTGGGACGCGGGGTCCGAGGAAGCGTTCGTCAAGAAGATGAACGACACCGCCAAGTCGCTCGGCATGAAGAACACCACGTACACCGATCCGTCCGGACTCAACGCGACCACCGTGAGCTCGGCCGAGGACCAGGTGAAGCTGGGTCAGAAGCTGGTGGAGATCCCGGCGCTGATGGAGATCACCAAGCTGCCGTCGTGGACCGACCCGTCGGGCAAGAACTGGCGGAACTACAACACCCTCGTGCCGTACGACGGAGCGCTCGGCATCAAGACCGGCTCCACCAGCAAGGCCGGCGGGAACCTCCTCTTCGCCGCCCACAAGATGGTCGGTGGCACCGACCAGTTGATCGTGGGCGCCGTGCTGGGCCAGCACAAGCCGGCCATCATCGACACGGTCAACGCGGTCAGCAAGGAAGTGATGGTCGCGACGCAGGCGCTGCTGGAGGGCGCCAAGGTCGTGAAGAAGGGCGACGTCGTCGGCACCGTCTCGGACGGCTTCGGCGGCAGTGTCCCCGTGGTCGCGACCAAGGACGTGTCGGCGGTCGGCTGGGCCGGTCTCACGGTCAAGATCGAACTGACCGACGACGGGAAGGTGATCCCGAACTCGGCGGCGGCCGGTACCCACGTCGGCACGCTCACCGTGGGCGAGGGCTCCAGCCAGGTGAAGGTGGCCGTCGCGCTGCAGAGCGATCTGACCGAGCCGACCTTCGGGGACAAGCTGACCCGGATCGGCTGA
- a CDS encoding GOLPH3/VPS74 family protein: MGRSRRTIPEELLLLALDPTTGTTAQPQSLDLGLAGAQLVELALAGRIAPDGDRIAVVMPRPTGDPTLDSALELLRRRGSPVRAVHWIGGPRLGLRQIYLAHLERCGMVHAVAGQMCGVLPTTRYQATDTAISRDIRARLDSAIRTGVPPDPRTAALAALAHAVGLGKHLYPGNEGRSSRSRLRDLIRHDPMGGLVAHAVMDVQNGAVAQPRRNQAAGVPLQPQVQSQSRRDSMAHTAAH; encoded by the coding sequence ATGGGCAGGAGCCGCAGAACAATTCCGGAGGAGCTTCTGCTGCTCGCTCTGGACCCGACCACGGGTACCACAGCGCAGCCGCAGTCGCTCGACCTCGGCCTCGCCGGAGCTCAGCTAGTGGAGCTGGCTCTGGCAGGACGGATAGCCCCTGACGGGGATCGTATCGCCGTGGTGATGCCACGGCCGACAGGAGATCCGACTCTGGACTCCGCACTGGAACTGCTGCGGCGACGCGGCAGCCCGGTTCGGGCGGTCCACTGGATTGGCGGGCCCCGGCTGGGGCTGCGTCAGATCTACCTCGCTCATCTGGAGCGATGCGGCATGGTGCATGCCGTTGCGGGCCAGATGTGCGGAGTGCTGCCGACGACTCGCTACCAGGCGACGGACACGGCAATCAGCCGGGACATCAGAGCCAGGCTGGACAGTGCGATCCGCACCGGCGTACCGCCGGACCCGCGGACCGCGGCGCTCGCCGCGCTGGCCCACGCGGTCGGACTCGGCAAGCACCTGTATCCCGGGAACGAGGGGCGTTCATCGCGCTCCCGGCTCCGGGACCTGATCAGACACGACCCCATGGGCGGGCTCGTGGCGCATGCCGTCATGGACGTCCAGAACGGGGCGGTTGCACAGCCGCGCCGCAATCAGGCGGCCGGAGTTCCGTTGCAACCGCAAGTGCAGTCGCAGTCACGCCGCGACAGCATGGCGCACACCGCGGCCCACTAG
- a CDS encoding helix-turn-helix domain-containing protein, which yields MPSNVNPTVRRRRLGQELRRLRELKGMTAEEVAERLLVSQSKISRLENGRRSISQRDVRDLCGVYEVEDHRIVDSLMQMAKDSRQQGWWHAFGDIPYSVYIGLETDAESLRVYEPQVIPGLLQTRSYAEALINGALPEAPPADIDKRVSVRARRQDRITDPEHPLRLWAVIDESALRRLVGGKQVMIEQLEQLVELSQLPHVTVQVLPFEMGAHPGINGQYAILEFPDAADSSVVYIEGVTSDLYLEKANDVQRYSVMYEHLRAQALNVDQTRHFITGIIKEYTGRSSG from the coding sequence GTGCCGTCCAACGTCAATCCCACCGTCAGACGACGCCGGTTGGGCCAGGAATTGCGCCGCCTGCGCGAGCTCAAGGGCATGACGGCCGAGGAGGTGGCGGAGCGGCTGCTGGTCTCGCAGTCGAAGATCAGCCGCCTGGAGAACGGCCGCCGTTCCATCAGCCAGCGCGATGTCCGCGATCTCTGCGGGGTGTACGAGGTCGAGGACCACCGGATCGTCGACTCGCTCATGCAGATGGCCAAGGACTCGCGCCAGCAGGGCTGGTGGCACGCCTTCGGCGACATCCCGTACAGCGTCTACATCGGTCTGGAGACGGACGCCGAATCGCTGCGGGTGTACGAACCCCAGGTGATCCCGGGCCTGTTGCAGACCCGGAGCTATGCCGAGGCGCTGATCAACGGAGCACTGCCGGAGGCCCCGCCGGCCGACATCGACAAGCGCGTCAGTGTCCGGGCCCGCCGCCAGGACCGGATCACCGATCCCGAGCACCCGCTGCGACTGTGGGCGGTCATCGACGAGTCCGCGCTGCGCCGGCTGGTCGGCGGCAAGCAGGTGATGATCGAGCAGCTGGAGCAATTGGTCGAGCTGTCCCAGCTGCCGCACGTGACCGTGCAGGTACTGCCGTTCGAAATGGGCGCGCACCCCGGCATCAACGGGCAGTACGCCATTCTGGAATTCCCGGACGCGGCCGACTCCAGCGTCGTCTATATCGAAGGCGTCACCAGCGACCTCTATCTGGAGAAGGCCAACGATGTGCAGCGGTACAGCGTCATGTACGAGCACCTGCGGGCACAGGCGCTGAATGTGGATCAGACCCGGCACTTCATCACCGGCATCATCAAGGAGTACACCGGGCGCAGCAGCGGCTGA
- a CDS encoding DUF397 domain-containing protein: MAIRQGATDKWTKSSYSGGNGACVEVKSPLTQAIAVRDSKAPEGPSITFVPAAWNAFVRDVGNGAVNA, from the coding sequence ATGGCCATTCGTCAGGGTGCTACGGACAAGTGGACGAAGTCCTCGTATTCCGGGGGCAACGGCGCCTGCGTCGAAGTCAAGTCCCCTCTCACGCAGGCAATTGCCGTGCGCGACTCAAAGGCCCCCGAGGGCCCCTCGATCACGTTCGTCCCCGCCGCGTGGAACGCATTCGTGCGCGATGTCGGCAATGGTGCCGTCAACGCCTGA
- a CDS encoding SDR family oxidoreductase yields the protein MLLAGKTIIVSGVGAGLGHQVAAAVVRDGGNAVLGARTAANLAKSAAEIDPDGRHTARLTTDITDEAQCEALAALALERFGRIDAVVHVAAWDSYFGGIEDADFATWQSVIDVNLLGTLRMTRACLPGLKERGGSVVIIGTQSSVAAPSQVQQAAYAASKGALTSAMYSMAQELGPHRIRVNTVLPGWMWGPPVQAYVRFTAQSEGVPEAEVLGRLTERMALPEPATDGDVAEAAAFLASDRARAITGQSLLVNAGELMR from the coding sequence ATGTTGCTCGCGGGGAAGACCATCATCGTGTCCGGGGTGGGCGCCGGGCTCGGGCATCAGGTCGCGGCGGCGGTCGTGCGGGACGGCGGCAACGCGGTGCTCGGGGCGCGTACCGCCGCGAATCTCGCCAAGTCCGCCGCGGAGATCGACCCGGACGGCCGGCACACGGCCCGGCTGACCACCGACATCACCGACGAGGCGCAGTGCGAGGCGCTCGCCGCGCTGGCGCTGGAGCGGTTCGGGCGGATCGACGCGGTGGTCCATGTCGCCGCCTGGGACAGCTACTTCGGCGGAATCGAGGATGCCGACTTCGCCACCTGGCAGTCGGTGATCGACGTCAATCTGCTGGGTACGCTGCGGATGACCCGCGCCTGCCTGCCCGGCCTCAAGGAGCGCGGCGGCTCGGTGGTGATCATCGGCACGCAGTCCTCGGTGGCCGCACCGTCCCAGGTCCAGCAGGCGGCGTACGCGGCCTCGAAGGGGGCGCTGACCTCGGCCATGTACTCCATGGCACAGGAGCTGGGCCCGCACCGGATCAGGGTGAACACGGTGCTGCCGGGCTGGATGTGGGGGCCGCCGGTGCAGGCGTACGTGCGGTTCACGGCGCAGAGCGAAGGGGTGCCCGAGGCCGAGGTGCTGGGCAGGCTCACCGAACGCATGGCACTCCCGGAGCCGGCCACCGACGGCGATGTCGCCGAGGCCGCCGCGTTCCTGGCCTCGGACCGGGCGCGGGCGATCACCGGGCAGTCGCTGCTGGTCAACGCGGGCGAGCTGATGCGCTAG
- a CDS encoding ADP-ribosylglycohydrolase family protein, translating to MSTGTTAVWGRAEQQDFRSRVRGALLGGAIGDALGAGIDGLTLEEIRAAHGADAVTDLVPAHGARGTVTAVTQLTLFTVDGLIRAQVRRDTGAWHPPTDVHRAHLRWAATQHDWGPDERREDNGWLAREEWLYARRGPTRECLTGFGDSTMGTLDKPKNPQARDSAALTRSVPFGLLVGWEPQLVLQLAVECAAQTHGHPTALLSAGALAVMVHGLARGETLDGSVQHALGLLAERPGHEPVTEALKQALGTVRQGIPGPALIESLGATDAAEEVLAIAVYCALVGEDIRHGLRLAVNHGGPSAATGALCGALLGALHGETALPPAWLAELEGRPTVLELADDFAMEMTQGPALHSPSAAAPGWLARYPRA from the coding sequence GTGAGCACTGGGACCACGGCTGTGTGGGGCCGTGCCGAGCAGCAGGACTTCCGCAGCCGGGTGCGCGGCGCGCTGCTGGGCGGGGCCATCGGAGACGCGCTCGGGGCAGGGATCGACGGGCTCACGCTCGAAGAGATCCGGGCGGCCCACGGCGCCGACGCCGTCACCGACCTCGTGCCCGCGCACGGCGCACGCGGCACCGTCACCGCCGTCACCCAGCTCACCCTCTTCACCGTCGACGGGCTGATCCGCGCCCAGGTCCGCCGCGACACCGGGGCCTGGCACCCGCCCACCGATGTGCACCGGGCCCATCTGCGGTGGGCGGCCACCCAGCACGACTGGGGGCCCGACGAACGCCGCGAGGACAACGGCTGGCTCGCACGGGAGGAGTGGCTGTACGCCCGCCGTGGCCCCACCCGGGAGTGCCTGACCGGGTTCGGCGACTCCACCATGGGCACCCTCGACAAGCCCAAGAACCCCCAGGCGCGGGACTCGGCGGCCCTGACCCGGTCCGTGCCGTTCGGGCTGCTCGTCGGCTGGGAGCCCCAGCTCGTCCTCCAGCTCGCCGTCGAGTGCGCCGCCCAGACCCACGGCCACCCCACCGCCCTGCTCTCCGCGGGCGCCCTCGCCGTCATGGTGCACGGCCTGGCCCGGGGCGAGACCCTGGACGGCTCCGTCCAGCACGCGCTGGGCCTGCTCGCCGAACGCCCGGGGCACGAACCGGTCACCGAGGCGCTGAAGCAGGCCCTCGGCACCGTGCGCCAGGGCATCCCGGGGCCCGCCCTGATCGAGTCGCTGGGGGCCACGGACGCCGCGGAGGAAGTCCTCGCCATCGCCGTGTACTGCGCGCTGGTCGGCGAGGACATACGGCACGGGCTGCGGCTGGCCGTCAACCACGGCGGGCCCTCCGCGGCCACCGGGGCCCTGTGCGGGGCGCTGCTCGGCGCGCTGCACGGCGAGACCGCGCTGCCGCCCGCCTGGCTCGCCGAACTGGAGGGCAGGCCAACGGTGCTGGAGCTCGCGGACGACTTCGCCATGGAGATGACGCAGGGGCCGGCCCTGCACAGCCCGTCGGCCGCAGCACCGGGCTGGCTGGCCCGCTACCCGCGCGCCTGA